The genome window GCCCTGGATCAAACCCTTACCGTTATCCAGTGATGCACCGGTCAGTAAGGTGTTAGCGCCGAGGATCTCGCCCTGGCGATTGAGCAGGCTTGTGGTGACACGTGCAGTCAGGTCATCGCGCGCACTGAGTTTGCCTTCGGTGTTGTTCAGGCTATTGGCTTGCAGGTCCAACCCGGTCGCGGCGACCAGGCCCTTGGCGTTGTCCAGCGCTTGAGCAATACGTACCAGCAACCCTTGCTCACTGAGCAATTTGCCGCTGCGGTTGTCGAGGCTGTCAGCCGTGAAACCCAGTGCCTGGGCACTGGAGATTTCGCCGCCTCGGTTATCCACACTGGTCAGGTTATTGAGTAGCAACGCACCTGGTGCATGGATCAAACCGCCCTGGTTGTTCAGGTGGCCGCCATTCAGGTCGAGGCTGACGTCACCGCCTGCGAAAATCCGACCGTCGTCGTGCTGGTCCAGGCCGCTGACGCTGGCATTAAGCGTCTGGCCGCTGGTGATACGGCCGCCTTGACTGTTGTCGACCTCACCGGCTTTAAAATCCAGGCTGACGTTACCGCGCATAGTGCCGTGCTGATTGTTCACCGGCCCAGTCAACTGCAGGTTGAGATGGTTGGCGAAGATCGTGCCATGACGATTATCGAGGCTGGCCAGTTTCACGCGCGCGTCACCTTTGGCGGCGAACAAACCGGTCTGGTTGAGCAGTTGACCCGCGATCACCGTGGTCAGCGCGTCGTCACTGATTAGCTTGCCAGCGGTGTTGTCGAGCGTGTTGCTGACAACATCAAGGCGCTTACCCGCAGCGATGTTTCCGCGAAGGTTGCCGATAGCGCTGCCCTTGATCGACAGCGCGTTATCACCCTGAATCTGACCATCATCGTTAGCCAGAGAGCCCACGGCCAACGTGGCGTCAGTCGCCAGCAGTTGACCCTTTTGATTTAGCAGTTGGCCGGCGGTGACCTCAAGACTTCCTGCGCTAAGGATCCGGCCCTGGTTCTGGTTGTCCAGAGTCGACGCATTCAGTTGCGCATCGCGTTGAGCGCTCAACGTGCCACCCTGGTTGGCCAGGTTGCCCGTGTTGATGGTCAAGTCACGGCTGGCGATCACCGTCTTGCCGCTGTTGTCGATGCTTTGTGCTTTTAAGCGCACATCGCCTTGGGCATTGCGGCTGTTATCCGCATTGACGCCCGCTTCGATGATCCCGTTGTTGGTCAATCGGCCAGAAGCGTCCAGTGTGATGCTGTCCTTGGCCGCCAGGGTTTGCTGATTGGTCAGTGCGCCTTGGGTGTTCACCGACAAGTCAGTACCGGCATACACGGCGCCCTTGGCCTCTACGCTGGCTGCTTTGACCGCCACTGCCGTACCGGCCGAGGTCTGGCCCATGACCACATTGCCCGCCGCATCAATCTGGATATCACCACCGGCGACCATGTCCCCGGACAGTTTCACCCCTACGCCGGCCTCGGTCCCCACCAACCTGACCGCCCCCACATACATGCCGCCCAGCGCCGACGAGTCAATCGCCAGATCCGGTGTCTTGCTACCGTCTGCCGCACGCGCCGTGGCGTTCAACGTGCGCGCATCCACATCATTACGGCCCGCCACGATGGTGAGCTTTTTCGCCTGGATCTGAGCGTTGAGGGTGGTGGCACGGGTGATGATTTCGAACTGGTCGACGTTGCTGGCGTTCAGTCCAGTGCCTTCGATGGCGACGTTGCCCTGATCCACTTGATAGCGGCTGATCTGGCCGTTTTCGATGACCGCCTTGCCCGTGGTGAGTGTGGCTTGAGGGGTGTTGATAAAGCCGCAACCGTTGCAACTGATGCCATACGGGTTGGCGACAATCACATGGGCCGACTGCCCCGCCACTTCGGTGTAGCCACGCAATTGGCTGGGGCTGCCGCCATTCACCTCATTGAGGATGACGCTGGCGGCGCTGCCATTGAAATTCGAGTTTCCGAGGATGATGCCGCCCAGTTGGGTGGACTGGGTCCGGCTGGTCGAGTTGTTGAGGATGACCCCGTTGGCACCGACGTTGTAGTCGTGGAATTGGTTATGCGACAGCCCATTGGCGTTCGGCGCGGCAATATTGACGATCGGTACGCCATTGCCCGCTTGCCCGAGTGTGGTACCCGGCCCGCTCACAGCAATGCCGTCCGCCTGAGCCAGCAGCGGCTGCCAGAACATGGCGTTAGCCAGCACCAATGCCAACCCGCGCTTGGGCAAGCCCAGGAAGGTGGAGCGGCTTTTTACGGCCGCAGAAGGTTGGCGCACGAGGAAGGCGAACTGGCGAACATCCATGTCGTATCTCGATGCCCAAAGGGCGATAAAAAATTAAAGGAAAAAATCCATGCGGAAATAGATCGGCGCTTCACGTTCCGTGATCGGGTCCGGTCGTTCCAAAGAGTGTGCAAAGGTCACCGTGGCCGCGACGTTCTTGCCGCGTGCAAACAGTTCCAGGGAATTGCTGGTCATGCGCCCATGCTGTTCGGCGTTGTAGCGACCGTGGCGGATCACGCCCTGGTCGTAGCCGACGCTGGTGCCGTATTCGTTGAACGCCGACTGCAGCCATGCCCAGGTCACCGGGCGGCTCCAGCGCAGGTCGTTGCGCCAGTAGCCGCCGCTGTCGCCGGCCAGGCTTTGGTCCTTATAGCCACGAATCGAGGACTGCCCGCCGAGGCTCATGCGTTGCGGGCTGAACAGCACGTCTTCGCTGCGCTGGCCGGTCATCAAACTGCTGAAGCTGAGCGACTCGCCCCACAGCTTGAAGGGGTACAGGTAGCTCACCGTCGCGGTGTATTTGCGGTAGCGCGCATCGGCCTGGCCGGGGCGTGGGTTGTGGTTGGCCTGGGCGTCGAACGCGCCAATGCCGTCCTGCATACCCAGGTCGATGTTAAGGAACGAGCTGCCAATGCGTCGGCCATGGTTGATGCCGAACTGGGCTTCGCTGAGGCGGTTGCTGCTCAGGGCGAGCTTGCTGTCTTCGATGAAGTTGTTGGTGCGCAGGTAGGCCACGCCGGTGCTCAAAGAAGTCTTGCTCAGGGCGTCGCGGTGGACGACCCGCTCCAAGCGCAACTGGTGGCTTTGGCTGTCACCGGACTGCTTGAAGTTGAAGCCGCTGGCCTGGGCCAGGGAGCGATATTCAGTCTCGCTGTAGCTGTAATTGAGGTTCCACCAGCCAAACGGCAGGTTGTAGTTGAGCATCGAGTTGCGTGAGGTTTTCTGGTGGTCGCTGACCGCGTCATGGCCGCCACGCAGGGAGAGTTGGTCAGCCAGGCCGAGCGGGTTATCCCAATCGAGACTGGCGCCCCACTGTTGTTCGCCGGTGCTGCGTTGGCCGCCGTTGTGGCGAGATAGGCCAACACGCCAGGGTTTTTGCGGCGTGTTCTTGACCAACACCTCGCTACCGCCGACTTGTTTGCCCGGTGCCAATTCCATCTGCGCCTGGTTTGAGGGAAGGCGGTTCAGTTGGTCGACCATCTGCTCGATTTCGCGCAGGTTGAGCAATTCACCCTTTTGGCCTGGAAAAGTCATGGCGAGTTGGCGGTCGGTGATGCCGCTGCCCTGCTCGCCCTTCAATCCTTCGAGCCTGCCTTCGATTACCTGGATCTTGAGCACGCCGTTGGAGAGGTCTTGTTGTGGCAAGTAGGCGCGGCTGGTGACCAGTCCTTTGGCCAGGTAGCGGTCCGTGATGACCTTGAGCACCTCGTTGAGTTGCGGTACGCCCAGGCATTGCCCGATGTAGGGTTGGACCAACGCGTGGCGCTCGCTTTCAGACAACGCATCGGCGCCAGTGAGTTCGATGGTCTTGATGGCGAAGCAGCGGGTGTCAGCAGGCGCTGTCGGTTTGGCAGGCGCGGCGGCTTTGCCGGGCAGGTCCTTGAGTTCGTCGAGGCGGCGTTGTTGCTCTTGAAGCAGACGATCCTGGCGATCACGGATCAGATCAGTGACGCCCGGGGTGCTCTGCGGGGTCGCGCCTTGGACCGTCCCGGCGAAGCCCAGGCAAAAACAAGCGGACAGCAGGCCGAGCCTGGTCCGGCGTACCAAACGCCACATTTCTAGATCCCTCTATATGGCGTAGTGCCATCAATGAGCGGCGATCTTAAGATGGCGATATAGTGGCGTCAATTAAATGTACAACTTTGTACCACTACCGACTCCAAGAGAATGGGTATTGCCGGCCTTGGGTGGGCCGACTGCTGCCTCTCACAACATCGGCCCTAAGCGGTCGCTCGCCGGTTAACGACGGACCATCGATTCGCCCAGACGTGTCAGAGCTGCACGTAGCTCTCGGTCACTACCGCCTAGCGCATTGCTGGCGATGGCTGCATTTCTCAACAGGATCGACGCCGCATGTTCGATGTGTTCCTTGAGCAGACGGTCAGACGGACCGGACAAGGTCAGCGCCCCTTTCAACTCATGGCCCATGGCAAACACCGGCACTGATACGGCGGTAGTTTCCGGGTCCCGCTCGCCGAAGGAACAGGCCCAGAAGCGTTCGCGGACCTCGGTCAATGCAGGCTCCGCATCGCGGGAAAAGGCCCGAAGGATCTTGCCTGACGCTCCGGCCTGCAACGGAAAGCGCGCGCCTTCCAGCACCGAAACCCGCACCGCACGCTTGGGCTCGACCCTAAACAACACGACGCGGCTGCCGTTTTCCAGCACGTAGAACGAAGAGGTTTCACCGCTTTCCTCAGTGATCGACTCCAGCAAGGGGTGAATCACGTCGCGCAGTCGGAACGAGCTCTGGTACAGCTGCGACAAACGCAGAGGCTCAGGGCCGACCGAGTAACGACCATCGGTGAGGCGACGGACGAACCCGGCTTTTTCCAGCGAGGCGATCAGGCGCAGGATGGTGCTTTTGTACAAACCCGTCCGCCGCGCGATTTCGGCCAGGGCCAGACAGTCCTGCTCGATGCTGAAGGCCGACAAAATGGCAAATGCGCGGTCGACGGCAGCCACGCCGCCTTCAGCATTGGCGGCCTGGTCGGAAAGGTTTTTTTCAGATTCGGTAGTCATAGACACTCATTGTCGATTCGTCGCTCGCAGGCGGCGGATGATTCGCAAACCACCCCGCCAACCCGCAAGACAATATCAGAGCCGCCCGATCCCTTCTGAAAAATGTGCAGCCGCTGCTCACTACTCGCGCAGGAAGAAGCGAAGCGAGACGACCATTGCTGCGGCAACGAACATGATGCAGCCCATGACCATAAGACCTGCGGTGAACGACCCGGTGTAGTCCTTCAAAAAGCCCATCAGGTAAGGCCCGACAAACCCGCCAAACGCGCCAATGGAATTGATCAGTGCGATTCCACCCGCTGCGGCTTGCCCGCGCAGGAACTTGCCCGGCAAAGTGTAGAAAATCGTCTTGCCAGCGATCGTGCCGATCAGCGCTAAAGTAATCCCTGCCAGTGCCGGAACCAGCGCGTCCATTCGCAGCGCCAGGATTAACGCAAAGCCTGCCAGCAGCATGGCCACGGTCAGGTTGAAAATGCCTTTGCCCGTACGGTCCACATGTTTGGCCCAGATCAGTAGCGCTACAGTGGCAAAGAAGTACGGAATGGCCGCAACCCAGCCGATCATGCTGACTTCGACACCATGGGCCTTGAGCATCTCCGGCAACCAGATACCGATGCCGTAGGAGCCCAGGGTGAAGCTGAAGGTGATCGAGCTGAGAATCCACACGCGTGGGTCTTTGAGTGCGGCCTTGAAGCCATGGCTGTGCTGACCTTTGCTCTGCTCTTCGGCGAGCATGCCGGTCAGCACATGGCGTTCTTCGGCGGTCAGCCATTTGGCCTCGGCCGGGTGGTTGGTCAGCACCTTCAAGGTAATCAAACCGAGGATGCACGCTGGCACCCCTTCGATGAGAAACATCCATTGCCAACCCGCAAGCCCGAGCAAACCGTGCATCTGCAACAGCCAGATCGACAGCGGCCCGCCCACCAGAAACGAGATCGGCGTGGCCACGGTAAACCAGGCCAACACCCGCGTGCGGTATTGCGCGGGGAACCACAGGGTAAGGAAGAAAATCACGCCGGGAAAGAAGCCGGCTTCAGCGATGCCGAGGATCAAGCGCACAATATAGAAGCTGTACGGCCCGACGATCATCGCGGTGGCAGCAGCGGCCAGGCCCCAAGTGATCATGATCCGCGCCATCCACAGGCGGGCGCCGAAACGGTACATCGCCAGATTGCTCGGCACTTCGCACAGGCAGTAGCCGAAGAACATGATGCCCGCGCCAAGGCCGAACTGCGTGGCGGTCAGGCCCAACTGCTCGGTCATCTGCAACGCGGCGTAGCCGACGCTGGTGCGGTCCAGGTAATTGAAGAAATACGCCAGCGCGAGCAAGGGGATCAAGCGCCAGGCGGCCTTGTGCAGGACGCGGGTCTGTTCGGCATCCAGGGAGCGCACGCTGCTGATATCGCTGCTGTGCGGGGGTGTCGTGACGATGGCCATGACGGGTTTCCTCAGCATTTATTTTTATAAGGCTGACGGCGGGAATGTCCGTCAGCTACAGGAATCAGGAATCCCTTCCAGCGGTTTCAGCGAACGATGCCACGCCCGCGCAACGCTTCGATGTCACCCGACGCGTAGCCCATTTCTTCGAGCAGCTCGGCAGAGTGACTGCCCATTTGCGGCACATTGAGGCGGGTATTGAAGCGACGACCATTCATCTCGAACGGCAGCATTGGCACCTTGACCGCGTCGCCATTCTCCAGCGTCAGATGGGCCAGCCCACCCGACTCGTTCAGGTGCCGGTCGTCGAACAGGTCCTGCGGCCGCTGGATCGGCGAAAACGGCAGGCCCGTCTGCTCGCACAGGTCCATGACCTCCTGCTTGCTCATTTGCGCCAGACGCTCGCGGACCTGCGGCAGAATCCTCGCCCGGGCCTGCACGCGCTGGGTGTTTTTCGCCAGTCCAGGGTCGCGCCCCAGCTCTGTAAAGCCAAAACCCTGGCAGAAATTGACCCACTGGCTGTCGCTCACCACGCCCATGAACACCTGCTCATCGCCCAGGGTATTGAACACGTCGTAGATCGCCCAGGCTGACAAACGACTGGGCATCGGCGCGGCAGGCTTGCCAGTGGTTGCCATCTGCATCATGTGTTGCCCCACCAGAAACGCTGAGTTCTCGAACAGCCCGGTCTGCACGAACTGCCCTTCCCCAGTGTTTTTGCGTTGCCACAGCGCCGCCAGAATCGAGATGGCGCTGAACATGCCGCCCATTACGTCATTGACCGAGGCACCGGCGCGTAGCGGGCGGCCTTCGGGACCCGTCATGTAGGCCAGGCCCGTCATCATCTGCACCACCTCGTCCAGCGCAGTGCGATGTTCATACGGCCCCGGCAGAAAGCCTTTCATCGAGCTGTAGATGATGTCCGGCTTGATCGCCTTGACCTGCTCGTAGCCCAGGCCGAGCTTGTCCATGGCGCCGGGACGAAAGTTCTCGGTGACCACATCGGCGCTTTCGATCAGCTTGCGCACCGCGGCCATGCCTTCCTCGGTCTTGATGTCGACCGCGAAGCTTTTCTTGTTGCGGTTGTAGGTCATCCAGTAGCCAGCGCCGGAGCCGGTCAGGCGACGCGTGTTGTCACCCTCGGGCGTCGGCTCGACCTTGATCACTTCAGCGCCGAGGTCAGCCAGCACCAGCCCACAGGTCGGGCCCATGACCATGTGCACGAACTCGACCACGCGCACCCCTGCCAGCGGCAGCGCCTGAAGGTTCCGATTGAGCAGGCTCATCGCGCACCTCCGGCGTAATGGAAATTCTTGCCGACGCCTGCGTCAGGGATGAAGCCATACAGCGGCTCTCCCGGCAGGCCCTGTTTCAGCCAGGCGCGAGCGGCCACCAGCTTGTCGATGTCCACGCCGGTGCGCAGGCCCATGGACTCGAGCAGGTAGACCAGATCCTCGGTCACGATATTGCCCGACGCCCCCGGCGCATACGGGCAACCGCCGATACCGCCCTGAGAGGCATCGATGGTGGTGACGCCAACATCCAGCGCCGCGACCACATTGGCCAGGCCCTGCCCACGGGTATTGTGAAAATGCGCGCTGCCGGCCTTGCTGCCGATCTCGTTGCGCAGACGGGTGAACACGCGACGCACCTGCGCCGGATTGGCGTACCCCACAGTGTCGGCGAGCCCGACTTCATCGACGCCCAGCTCGACCATGGTCAGGGCCATGCGCAGCACGTCGTCCTCGGGCACCTCGCCCTGAATCGTGCAACCGAACACCGTCGACAGCCCGGCCTCGACCTCGACGTGCGGGAAGCGCTCGTTGCGCAGGGCCATCACCGTACGCACTTCGTCGTAGACCTGTTGATGGGTCTTGCGGATGTTGGCCAGTGAATGGGGCTCGCTGACGGAAATGGGCAGGGTGATCTTTTGTACGCCCGCGTTGAACGCTGCCTCGGCGCCCTTGAGGTTCGGTACCAGCGCGGTAACGAACACGTCCGAACGCTGACGCATGTGCGCCACCAACTCGGCGGCATCGGCCATTTGCGGCAGCAGTCTGGGGGACACGAACGAGCCGACCTCAATCTCCTTCAAGCCCGCGTCGGCCAGGGCCGTCAGCCATTGAAGCTTGAGCGCAGTGGGCATGGTCGCGCT of Pseudomonas azotoformans contains these proteins:
- a CDS encoding ShlB/FhaC/HecB family hemolysin secretion/activation protein; translated protein: MWRLVRRTRLGLLSACFCLGFAGTVQGATPQSTPGVTDLIRDRQDRLLQEQQRRLDELKDLPGKAAAPAKPTAPADTRCFAIKTIELTGADALSESERHALVQPYIGQCLGVPQLNEVLKVITDRYLAKGLVTSRAYLPQQDLSNGVLKIQVIEGRLEGLKGEQGSGITDRQLAMTFPGQKGELLNLREIEQMVDQLNRLPSNQAQMELAPGKQVGGSEVLVKNTPQKPWRVGLSRHNGGQRSTGEQQWGASLDWDNPLGLADQLSLRGGHDAVSDHQKTSRNSMLNYNLPFGWWNLNYSYSETEYRSLAQASGFNFKQSGDSQSHQLRLERVVHRDALSKTSLSTGVAYLRTNNFIEDSKLALSSNRLSEAQFGINHGRRIGSSFLNIDLGMQDGIGAFDAQANHNPRPGQADARYRKYTATVSYLYPFKLWGESLSFSSLMTGQRSEDVLFSPQRMSLGGQSSIRGYKDQSLAGDSGGYWRNDLRWSRPVTWAWLQSAFNEYGTSVGYDQGVIRHGRYNAEQHGRMTSNSLELFARGKNVAATVTFAHSLERPDPITEREAPIYFRMDFFL
- a CDS encoding IclR family transcriptional regulator, which codes for MTTESEKNLSDQAANAEGGVAAVDRAFAILSAFSIEQDCLALAEIARRTGLYKSTILRLIASLEKAGFVRRLTDGRYSVGPEPLRLSQLYQSSFRLRDVIHPLLESITEESGETSSFYVLENGSRVVLFRVEPKRAVRVSVLEGARFPLQAGASGKILRAFSRDAEPALTEVRERFWACSFGERDPETTAVSVPVFAMGHELKGALTLSGPSDRLLKEHIEHAASILLRNAAIASNALGGSDRELRAALTRLGESMVRR
- a CDS encoding MFS transporter → MAIVTTPPHSSDISSVRSLDAEQTRVLHKAAWRLIPLLALAYFFNYLDRTSVGYAALQMTEQLGLTATQFGLGAGIMFFGYCLCEVPSNLAMYRFGARLWMARIMITWGLAAAATAMIVGPYSFYIVRLILGIAEAGFFPGVIFFLTLWFPAQYRTRVLAWFTVATPISFLVGGPLSIWLLQMHGLLGLAGWQWMFLIEGVPACILGLITLKVLTNHPAEAKWLTAEERHVLTGMLAEEQSKGQHSHGFKAALKDPRVWILSSITFSFTLGSYGIGIWLPEMLKAHGVEVSMIGWVAAIPYFFATVALLIWAKHVDRTGKGIFNLTVAMLLAGFALILALRMDALVPALAGITLALIGTIAGKTIFYTLPGKFLRGQAAAGGIALINSIGAFGGFVGPYLMGFLKDYTGSFTAGLMVMGCIMFVAAAMVVSLRFFLRE
- a CDS encoding CaiB/BaiF CoA transferase family protein; protein product: MSLLNRNLQALPLAGVRVVEFVHMVMGPTCGLVLADLGAEVIKVEPTPEGDNTRRLTGSGAGYWMTYNRNKKSFAVDIKTEEGMAAVRKLIESADVVTENFRPGAMDKLGLGYEQVKAIKPDIIYSSMKGFLPGPYEHRTALDEVVQMMTGLAYMTGPEGRPLRAGASVNDVMGGMFSAISILAALWQRKNTGEGQFVQTGLFENSAFLVGQHMMQMATTGKPAAPMPSRLSAWAIYDVFNTLGDEQVFMGVVSDSQWVNFCQGFGFTELGRDPGLAKNTQRVQARARILPQVRERLAQMSKQEVMDLCEQTGLPFSPIQRPQDLFDDRHLNESGGLAHLTLENGDAVKVPMLPFEMNGRRFNTRLNVPQMGSHSAELLEEMGYASGDIEALRGRGIVR
- a CDS encoding hydroxymethylglutaryl-CoA lyase produces the protein MNSNNNLDILISEVGPRDGLQSISATMPTALKLQWLTALADAGLKEIEVGSFVSPRLLPQMADAAELVAHMRQRSDVFVTALVPNLKGAEAAFNAGVQKITLPISVSEPHSLANIRKTHQQVYDEVRTVMALRNERFPHVEVEAGLSTVFGCTIQGEVPEDDVLRMALTMVELGVDEVGLADTVGYANPAQVRRVFTRLRNEIGSKAGSAHFHNTRGQGLANVVAALDVGVTTIDASQGGIGGCPYAPGASGNIVTEDLVYLLESMGLRTGVDIDKLVAARAWLKQGLPGEPLYGFIPDAGVGKNFHYAGGAR